In one window of Leptospira sp. WS92.C1 DNA:
- a CDS encoding RNA polymerase sigma factor, with the protein MAHTSELEKLYNHNKDDLFHYIKKSFYDENSAQDILHDSFLNFFRYYESKEIPDPTSCRMILFRIARNLIINHAKSYYQRNVSLVGEDTGNSFASKSPSPESSIMEKMDQSDVKDTMDSLLDAISVEYKEALLLRYQQDLKLDEISKILGMSISGVSRLIERAEKALAQEGKKRGFQPGNYI; encoded by the coding sequence GTGGCACACACCTCCGAGTTGGAAAAACTCTACAACCACAATAAAGATGATTTATTTCATTATATAAAAAAATCGTTTTATGACGAAAATTCTGCGCAGGATATTCTGCACGATTCTTTTCTAAACTTTTTTCGGTATTATGAAAGTAAAGAAATTCCTGATCCGACTTCTTGCAGAATGATTTTATTCCGAATCGCCAGGAATTTAATTATTAACCACGCAAAGTCCTATTATCAAAGAAATGTTTCTTTGGTTGGGGAGGATACGGGGAATAGTTTTGCTTCTAAGTCCCCAAGTCCGGAATCTTCGATCATGGAAAAAATGGATCAATCTGATGTCAAAGATACAATGGATTCGCTTTTAGATGCAATTTCTGTTGAATATAAAGAAGCACTTCTGTTAAGATATCAGCAGGATCTGAAATTGGATGAAATCTCAAAAATCCTGGGAATGAGTATTTCCGGAGTTTCGCGATTGATTGAAAGAGCTGAAAAAGCTTTGGCACAAGAAGGGAAAAAAAGAGGCTTTCAGCCCGGAAATTATATATAA
- a CDS encoding FecR domain-containing protein, translated as MKNNTNTPEFEGYRQLLNQKKKGSVSQLPAFDPNWIGMKPRFIVEDKIMSISTETKILNFSKTGWLAAAAAILIAIGGAWFALRTPKTESQIAQGTPLRAAVVFVKGEALVMRDVESKLHQGDLLNESDIILTKAGGAVDIGLTDSSVIRVKENTKLILKELRDNNGSQIRMNLAAGRILNVVEKERKGSNYYVETPSAVAAVRGTSFEVSASESESVVFVAAGAVEVTSLNVSKKVYILEASKLVTVNQDGEVESVDLSKVNATLPDYKDMKKNLGTLDRELLSDVQNLKSAKTEEELSKIYDLNIEHIIMKDGRELRGVVVSQKRGKLVVQTLKGSYILNEEAVDKIKY; from the coding sequence ATGAAAAATAACACCAATACTCCCGAATTTGAAGGATATAGACAGCTCCTGAATCAAAAGAAAAAGGGCTCTGTATCTCAACTCCCGGCTTTCGATCCGAATTGGATCGGAATGAAGCCCCGCTTTATCGTGGAGGACAAAATAATGAGTATTTCGACTGAAACAAAAATTCTTAACTTTTCAAAAACAGGATGGCTTGCTGCTGCGGCAGCAATATTGATTGCGATCGGAGGAGCATGGTTTGCCCTTCGTACCCCGAAAACCGAATCTCAAATTGCGCAAGGAACACCGCTAAGAGCGGCGGTTGTTTTTGTCAAAGGTGAGGCGTTGGTAATGAGAGATGTGGAATCGAAACTCCACCAAGGCGACCTTTTGAATGAGTCTGATATCATTCTTACAAAAGCCGGTGGAGCTGTGGACATCGGTCTAACCGACTCAAGTGTGATTCGAGTAAAAGAAAATACTAAACTCATTCTCAAAGAACTGAGAGATAACAATGGATCTCAAATTCGAATGAATTTAGCAGCAGGTAGAATCTTAAACGTAGTCGAAAAGGAAAGAAAGGGAAGCAACTACTATGTAGAAACTCCTTCCGCCGTTGCGGCCGTTCGAGGAACTTCTTTTGAAGTAAGTGCAAGTGAGAGCGAATCCGTAGTGTTTGTTGCGGCAGGTGCGGTCGAAGTCACTTCGCTTAACGTTTCTAAAAAAGTTTATATCTTGGAAGCCTCAAAACTTGTAACTGTCAATCAAGACGGAGAAGTCGAATCGGTGGATTTATCCAAAGTAAACGCAACTCTTCCAGATTATAAAGATATGAAAAAGAATCTGGGAACTCTGGATAGAGAACTTCTTTCCGATGTGCAGAATCTGAAATCTGCAAAAACAGAAGAAGAATTGAGCAAAATTTATGATCTGAACATCGAGCATATCATCATGAAAGACGGAAGAGAGTTGAGAGGGGTTGTGGTTTCTCAGAAAAGGGGTAAGTTAGTCGTTCAAACGCTGAAAGGTTCTTACATCTTGAATGAAGAAGCAGTAGATAAGATTAAATACTGA